The genomic window TGGCATTCGGCTCGGCTCTTATGGACAGGAGCGGAGTGCATATTTCGCCCGTTTACGACGGCAGGCTTTCTAAACACACCGTCACCGACGAATTCGGCGAGGTGGATGTGTATATGCTGCCGTTTGTAAGGCCTGCGACGGTGCGGCATTTCTTTGAAGACACAAAGATAGAGAACTACACCGATGCTGTGCGAGCAGCGATCAGGGCGGCGGACATCGACTTTGAAAACAGGCGCAATGTGCTTATAAGCCACCAGTTCGTCACAGGCGGTGTGACCTGCGACTCGGAGGTACTCTCGGTCGGCGGCCTTGAAAATGTTGACGGCAGCGTGTATGAGGGCTTTGACTATGTCGCACTCGGGCATCTGCACGGTTTGCAGAGTGTGGGCTCAGACAGGATAAGCTACAGCGGCACGCCGCTGAAATACTCCCTCTCGGAGCAAAAGCACAAAAAGCGCATGATCGTAGGCGAGATAGGCGCAGACGGCGAGCTCACGCTTAAATATGAGGAGTTCTCGCCCATTCGTGATCTGCGTGAGATAGAGAATGAGTTTGACGAGATAATAAAGAACCCCTCGGAGGACTATGTACACATCATACTGACAGACGAGCTGAGAGTGCCGCAGGCAGGCAGCAAGCTGAGGGTGTATTTCCCGAACCTCATCTCGTGGGATCAGGTGCGCCGTGGCGGACAGGCAGGCATTGTGCCGGATATAAAGGCGCACAAGGACCGCAGCCCGGAGGAGGTATTCTCGGAGCTTTTCAGGCAGATAAACGGCAAGGAAATGGCCCCCGAGCAGACTGAGATAATATCGACGCTTTCAGAGAAGATATGGAGGGAGCAGCTATGAGACTTCACAGGCTTGAAATGCAGCACTTCGGCCCGTACAGGGGCAAGACTGTGATAGATTTTGACAGGCTCGGCGACGGTATGTATCTTATCTGCGGCGACACGGGCGCAGGCAAGACGATGCTTTTTGATGCAGTTGCCTATGCGCTCTACGGCAAGGCAAGCGGCGAATACCGCACCCCGGAGATGCTAAAGTCAAGGAGTGCCGCTGCTACTGATGAAGCGTATGTCAGCCTTGACTTTTCATGCAGGGGGGTAAGCTACCACGTCAGACGCTCCTTTGCATACGAGAGGAAAAAGGACAAGGGCACAGGCAACACCACCGAGGACGCAGCAGTAGCCCTCACCATACCCGGGCAGCCGGAGCTAAGGGGCAAAAAGGCTGACGACAAGCTGCAAAACGATATAATAAAGCTCAGCTACAAGCATTTTTCGAGGATAGCGATGATAGCGCAGGGCGACTTTATCAAGGTGCTCAATGCATCTACCCTTGAAAGGCAGAAGCTGTTCGGGCAGCTTTTCGGCACCGACAAATACGATACGCTCACAAAGGAACTCGATAAGCTGAGGGCTGAGTGGGCTGACAAGCTAAAGGGCATTGACGAGAGGGTCAGGGCTTATTTCGGCGGCATAGCCTGCACAAAGGACAACGAGCTTTACGAAAGGCTCCGTGAGCTGAGCGAGCAGGGAAGTGCAGCTATAGCACCGGCTATGGAGCTGACAGGTGAGCTTATCTCAGGCGACAGGCAGCTGTCATCGCAGGAAAATGACAAGGTCAAGGCGCTTGAAGAAAAGACAGGCGAGCTTGAACTCGTGCTTAAGCGCATAGAGGAGCGCAGCGCTCTTGTCAGACAGCTTGAAGATGCCAAAAAGCAGGGCGAGGCGCTAAGGCAGGAGCTTGAAAAGGGCAAAGAGCTGCTCGAAGCTGCAAAGGCAGAGCTGCCCAAGGCGCTGGAGCTTGAAAAGCAGGCAGCGCAGATAGAATCACAGCTTGAAGTGTACGCACAGCTTGATTCTGTCGCAAAGCAGGCAGCAGAGCAGAAGGCATTAGCCGGCAGGGCAGGCGAGCAGAAGGCGCAGATGCTTATCAATAAAGATGCCGCAGCAGAGGATCTTCAAAAGCTGAAGACCGAGCGCTCGGCACTTGAAGATGCGGCGATAAAGCTCGAACAGATACAGA from Ruminococcus sp. NK3A76 includes these protein-coding regions:
- a CDS encoding exonuclease SbcCD subunit D; its protein translation is MRFIHIADLHLGKKLKEFSLIDDQRAVLCQVTEAVKKHKPDAVFIAGDVYDRMIPPAEAVALFDEFLSSLAELDVQVFVISGNHDSPERLAFGSALMDRSGVHISPVYDGRLSKHTVTDEFGEVDVYMLPFVRPATVRHFFEDTKIENYTDAVRAAIRAADIDFENRRNVLISHQFVTGGVTCDSEVLSVGGLENVDGSVYEGFDYVALGHLHGLQSVGSDRISYSGTPLKYSLSEQKHKKRMIVGEIGADGELTLKYEEFSPIRDLREIENEFDEIIKNPSEDYVHIILTDELRVPQAGSKLRVYFPNLISWDQVRRGGQAGIVPDIKAHKDRSPEEVFSELFRQINGKEMAPEQTEIISTLSEKIWREQL